In one window of Notolabrus celidotus isolate fNotCel1 chromosome 15, fNotCel1.pri, whole genome shotgun sequence DNA:
- the LOC117826662 gene encoding E3 ubiquitin-protein ligase RNF186-like, translating to MAEVDTEGDECGSDPSGRFPSEEYECKICYNDFDLDLHIPKLLGCSHTFCKECLDTLHSREGRGWRIGCPVCRHRTPVPEYRVSNLPDNTTICDALPLKSHEPVNSSKTDVLVTGPTFSPAASQESDDSCQTCKQVAFVTGCACAIFSFLSMVVLLFMGLIFVHNFNNKTSSVGPICLFVASILALFSLIFTWIVCMLKYRPETETSNFSSLTSNMM from the coding sequence ATGGCGGAGGTGGACACCGAAGGAGATGAATGCGGCTCTGATCCGTCAGGCAGGTTTCCTAGCGAGGAATACGAGTGTAAAATCTGCTATAATGACTTCGACCTGGACCTTCACATTCCAAAACTGCTAGGCTGCTCCCACACCTTCTGCAAGGAGTGTCTGGACACACTCCACTCCCGGGAGGGGCGAGGATGGAGGATTGGCTGTCCAGTTTGTCGCCACCGAACACCTGTACCGGAGTACCGGGTTAGCAACCTCCCGGACAACACCACTATATGTGATGCTCTGCCACTGAAATCACACGAGCCTGTAAactcttcaaaaacagatgtcCTCGTGACAGGTCCGACCTTCTCCCCTGCTGCCTCCCAAGAGAGCGACGACAGCTGTCAGACATGCAAACAAGTTGCGTTTGTGACGGGCTGCGCGTGCGCCATTTTCTCTTTCCTGTCCATggttgtgcttttatttatggGCCTCATTTTTGTACATAACTTCAACAACAAGACGTCGTCCGTCGGccctatttgtttgtttgtcgcGAGTATCCTCGCACTGTTCTCGCTTATTTTCACTTGGATAGTGTGCATGCTGAAGTACCGACCTGAAACTGAGACCAGCAACTTCAGTTCCCTCACCTCCAATATGATGTGA